The Haloplanus salinarum genome includes a region encoding these proteins:
- a CDS encoding phage holin family protein, with product MTSRRRRIAVGTGLVAVGFAASYGYAPGVVPATLRRTVAALAARLDPGLTLLVVGAATGVLGLLYAWVAAGDRDDTSPVPDRTREAADRRASVTGSDLTTHHDRRVAGDGRAGGDPLRDRLRRVVVAAHHDERGGEGTTTVVDEGTWTDDRYAAAFLTTTAAVDYPWYHRLYAWLYPERAYERRVRRTLRAVERSCGERVAGYEPPARDSEGPWRRLRAALEGSS from the coding sequence GTGACGTCGCGCCGCCGACGGATCGCGGTCGGGACGGGCCTCGTCGCCGTCGGCTTCGCGGCGAGCTACGGCTACGCGCCCGGGGTCGTGCCCGCGACGCTCCGACGGACGGTGGCGGCGCTCGCCGCCCGACTCGACCCCGGCCTGACCCTCCTCGTCGTCGGCGCGGCCACGGGGGTGCTCGGCCTGCTCTACGCGTGGGTCGCCGCCGGTGACCGCGACGACACGTCCCCGGTGCCGGACCGGACGAGGGAAGCGGCCGACCGGCGGGCGTCGGTGACCGGCTCGGACCTGACGACCCACCACGACCGACGGGTGGCGGGCGACGGGCGGGCGGGCGGCGACCCGCTTCGCGACCGCCTCCGACGCGTCGTCGTCGCGGCCCACCACGACGAGCGGGGGGGTGAGGGGACGACGACCGTCGTCGACGAGGGGACGTGGACCGACGACCGGTACGCGGCCGCCTTCCTCACGACGACCGCCGCGGTCGACTACCCGTGGTACCACCGGCTCTACGCCTGGCTCTACCCCGAACGGGCCTACGAGCGGCGGGTGCGGCGAACGCTCCGTGCCGTGGAGCGGTCGTGTGGCGAGCGGGTGGCCGGCTACGAGCCGCCGGCGCGGGACTCCGAGGGGCCGTGGCGGCGGCTCCGGGCGGCGCTGGAGGGGTCGTCGTGA
- a CDS encoding transglutaminase TgpA family protein, producing MSDPGRDEADDPPSSGHGGIEYGELAVTLAAVLALVVAAALLPAAGLGGAGGDGDAGPSTGTPGDGSRTATTTGTGTADAKRTPGSEPGGDSPGPSPGAFAGGSPSGVDLSTPPERARIGSTRPSGGPLARTPQFVVEAPRNAYWRQAAYGRYTGSAWERSPEWRATEGDVPTAGAVADGSELTARVTLLRRSSSLPTAWRPERVTVPNRSVGVEASTLGGVRTTEALAAGTTYRVRSSAPPRSPERLRAAGTDYPPALERRYTQVPAATPERVGALTDDLTADAETPYDTAVRVRDWLRRKPYSLNASHEAGEPIADQFIFEMESGYCQYYATSMVVMLRTQGIPARYVVGYAPGEAVGEDRYLVTADRGHAWVEAYFPEVGWVRFDPTGSGRLPVRTPQPPYDVSLNRSAVAGAHVAVGVEKNDTPVVGAPVFVDGERVGWTDANGRVETTLPYAAEFTVTARAPGSATKYDEREAGSDAARRTAGSVPPAGTAEARRRLAAASPPDPLFQRTAGNGTSRRYRSDTNVTLSVRGRAVAGGGVTVAASIRDVPLRDAAVTVDGERVGRTDANGTAGVSLSGVAPGNHTLGVRRGDANATATLRVRAPGANGTPSATDSDPEPLAVAVDSPLGLPLPGGPATATTTRNGTPVANATVTVGGERAGRTDANGTLGATLPVAGSAVVRARGPAGGTARTTVNGLYHNAAVVGALGLVVLGALGWWLRRRGVTVRGGAGRIRTALSTLAAWAVAACLRAAELLVAAERALARGLRWLAGVPTRVAAEGLAALAALDPRRLRGPARRLWRWLTGLLARGRSAATGDDERRTTAGAGGGTAPADGDGTRPTLRECWRSFVALVAPPRATTRTPGEIARYAVDRGLPAESVRTLTEAYRDAEYGRDPPDERRLARVREAVRRLREAAGSGGER from the coding sequence ATGAGCGACCCCGGGCGCGACGAGGCGGACGACCCACCGTCGAGCGGTCACGGCGGGATCGAGTACGGGGAGCTCGCAGTCACGCTGGCGGCCGTGCTGGCGCTCGTCGTCGCCGCCGCCCTCCTCCCCGCGGCCGGGTTGGGCGGGGCGGGCGGCGACGGCGACGCCGGTCCGAGCACGGGAACGCCGGGCGACGGGTCGCGGACCGCAACGACGACCGGTACGGGGACCGCCGACGCGAAGCGAACGCCGGGGAGCGAACCGGGCGGCGACTCGCCGGGACCGTCGCCGGGCGCGTTCGCCGGCGGATCGCCGAGCGGCGTCGACCTCTCGACCCCACCCGAGCGGGCGCGGATCGGCTCGACGCGGCCGTCGGGCGGGCCGCTGGCGCGGACCCCGCAGTTCGTCGTCGAGGCGCCGCGGAACGCCTACTGGCGGCAGGCGGCGTACGGCCGGTATACGGGGTCGGCGTGGGAGCGCTCGCCGGAGTGGCGGGCCACCGAGGGGGACGTGCCCACCGCGGGAGCGGTCGCGGACGGCTCGGAGCTGACCGCCCGCGTCACCCTGCTCCGGCGCTCGTCGTCGCTGCCGACCGCGTGGCGCCCGGAGCGGGTCACGGTGCCGAACCGGAGCGTCGGCGTCGAGGCGTCGACGCTCGGGGGCGTCCGCACGACCGAGGCGCTGGCCGCGGGGACGACCTACCGGGTGCGGAGTTCGGCGCCGCCCCGGTCGCCCGAGCGGTTGCGCGCCGCGGGCACCGACTACCCGCCCGCGCTCGAGCGGCGCTACACGCAGGTGCCCGCGGCGACGCCCGAACGGGTCGGTGCCCTCACCGACGACCTGACCGCCGACGCCGAGACGCCGTACGACACCGCGGTGCGGGTGCGCGACTGGCTCCGGCGAAAGCCCTACTCGCTGAACGCGAGCCACGAGGCTGGCGAGCCCATCGCCGACCAGTTCATCTTCGAGATGGAGTCGGGCTACTGCCAGTACTACGCCACGTCGATGGTCGTCATGCTGCGGACACAGGGGATTCCGGCGCGGTACGTCGTCGGCTACGCCCCCGGCGAGGCGGTCGGCGAGGACCGCTATCTCGTCACCGCCGACCGGGGGCACGCCTGGGTGGAGGCCTACTTCCCCGAGGTGGGGTGGGTCCGCTTCGACCCGACCGGCTCGGGGCGACTCCCGGTCCGGACCCCACAGCCACCGTACGACGTCTCGCTGAACCGTTCGGCGGTCGCCGGCGCGCACGTCGCGGTCGGCGTCGAGAAGAACGACACGCCGGTGGTCGGTGCGCCGGTGTTCGTCGACGGGGAGCGCGTCGGCTGGACTGACGCGAACGGGCGGGTGGAGACGACCCTCCCATACGCCGCGGAGTTCACGGTGACGGCACGGGCGCCCGGGTCGGCGACGAAGTACGACGAGCGCGAGGCGGGGAGCGACGCGGCACGACGGACGGCGGGGAGCGTCCCCCCCGCCGGCACCGCCGAGGCGCGGCGACGCCTCGCCGCCGCCAGCCCGCCGGACCCGCTCTTCCAGCGGACGGCCGGGAACGGCACCTCGCGACGCTACCGGAGCGACACGAACGTCACGCTGTCGGTGCGGGGGCGGGCCGTCGCCGGCGGCGGCGTCACCGTCGCCGCGTCGATCAGGGACGTCCCGCTCCGGGACGCGGCGGTGACCGTCGACGGGGAGCGCGTCGGGCGGACCGACGCGAACGGGACCGCCGGGGTCTCGCTGTCCGGCGTGGCCCCCGGGAACCACACCCTCGGGGTTCGACGTGGCGACGCGAACGCGACGGCCACGCTCCGCGTCCGGGCGCCGGGAGCGAACGGGACGCCGTCGGCGACCGACTCCGACCCCGAACCGCTCGCCGTCGCCGTCGACTCACCCCTCGGACTGCCGCTCCCGGGCGGGCCGGCGACGGCGACGACGACGCGGAACGGGACGCCCGTGGCGAACGCGACGGTGACCGTCGGCGGGGAGCGCGCCGGCCGGACCGACGCGAACGGGACGCTCGGCGCGACGCTGCCGGTCGCCGGGTCGGCCGTCGTCCGCGCCCGGGGACCGGCGGGCGGGACGGCACGGACGACCGTGAACGGGCTGTACCACAACGCCGCGGTCGTCGGCGCGCTCGGCCTCGTCGTCCTCGGCGCCCTCGGGTGGTGGCTCCGGCGGCGCGGCGTCACGGTCCGCGGGGGCGCGGGGCGGATCCGGACGGCGCTGTCGACGCTCGCGGCGTGGGCGGTGGCGGCGTGTCTCCGCGCCGCCGAACTGCTCGTCGCCGCCGAGCGCGCGCTGGCCCGGGGCCTGCGGTGGCTCGCCGGCGTCCCCACACGGGTGGCGGCCGAGGGGCTGGCCGCGCTCGCGGCCCTCGATCCGCGCCGGCTCCGCGGCCCCGCCCGGCGACTGTGGCGGTGGCTCACGGGCCTGCTCGCGCGCGGGCGGTCGGCGGCGACCGGGGACGACGAGCGCCGGACGACCGCCGGGGCGGGCGGGGGGACGGCGCCGGCGGACGGGGACGGAACGCGGCCGACGCTCCGGGAGTGCTGGCGGTCGTTCGTCGCGCTCGTCGCGCCGCCGCGGGCGACCACCCGAACGCCCGGCGAAATCGCGCGCTACGCCGTCGACCGGGGGCTACCCGCCGAGTCGGTCCGGACGCTGACCGAGGCGTACCGGGACGCCGAGTACGGCCGCGACCCGCCGGACGAGCGGCGACTGGCGCGGGTCCGAGAGGCAGTCCGACGGCTCCGCGAGGCGGCCGGATCGGGGGGCGAGCGGTGA
- a CDS encoding DUF5808 domain-containing protein, protein MADKPQSGSILGIPYNFERPSLGRLLSAHWKPGEGMIVEKPFGIGYTLNLANWRSWLVVLVAGVLLWQENDGGLRSDADAADEDGDDPVEVVVDD, encoded by the coding sequence ATGGCCGACAAACCGCAGTCCGGTTCGATCCTCGGCATCCCGTACAACTTCGAACGCCCGAGCCTCGGGCGCCTGCTCTCCGCCCACTGGAAGCCCGGCGAGGGGATGATCGTCGAGAAGCCCTTCGGCATCGGCTACACGCTGAACCTGGCGAACTGGCGGTCCTGGCTGGTCGTCCTCGTCGCCGGCGTCCTGCTCTGGCAGGAGAACGACGGCGGCCTGCGCTCCGACGCCGACGCCGCCGACGAGGACGGGGACGACCCCGTCGAAGTCGTCGTCGACGACTGA
- a CDS encoding DUF5787 family protein, with amino-acid sequence MDSEYAFELALCSHLEERRDWVLGRQLGASVADPGARVVDVCAVEPGPQFDRRAAITSETIPPRAVESDVGPGRAVDPVDAFDCSPDVARCAADRAAEVGFFESERRGSRRHVRATTRYPDWIGRLIGVENKPDLGRPGDLERQLRRDVALGLFDAVVLATESYVTGAHLNRIPDSVGVWRFSGDELTVIREPTPPAPGAPGIEPLADRPLRTDVAVVSAAAKARKRRAVAERAYGKGWRPDAYPGCASMCPTDEGLPYCAAFDRVVHPGRDCGESCSAFEAADPPAVDRAALRDGRTPWVADPEGVARRQTGLDRFS; translated from the coding sequence GTGGACTCGGAGTACGCCTTCGAACTGGCGTTGTGTTCACACCTCGAAGAGCGGCGCGACTGGGTGCTCGGCCGCCAACTCGGCGCCTCGGTCGCCGACCCCGGCGCCCGCGTCGTCGACGTCTGTGCGGTGGAGCCCGGCCCCCAGTTCGACCGACGCGCCGCGATCACGAGCGAGACGATCCCACCCCGAGCCGTCGAGAGCGACGTGGGGCCCGGCCGCGCGGTCGATCCGGTCGACGCCTTCGACTGCTCGCCCGACGTCGCCCGCTGCGCCGCCGACCGTGCCGCCGAGGTGGGATTTTTCGAGTCCGAGCGCCGCGGGAGCCGACGACACGTCCGGGCGACGACCCGGTACCCGGACTGGATCGGCCGTCTGATCGGGGTCGAGAACAAACCCGACCTCGGCCGCCCCGGCGACCTGGAGCGACAACTGCGCCGCGACGTCGCCCTCGGTCTCTTCGACGCCGTCGTCCTCGCCACCGAGAGCTACGTCACCGGCGCACACCTGAACCGCATCCCCGACTCGGTCGGCGTCTGGCGCTTTTCCGGGGACGAACTGACGGTGATCCGGGAGCCGACGCCGCCCGCCCCCGGCGCACCGGGGATCGAACCGCTCGCCGACCGGCCGCTCCGGACGGACGTGGCCGTCGTGTCGGCGGCGGCGAAAGCGCGGAAGCGACGCGCCGTCGCCGAGCGCGCCTACGGCAAGGGCTGGCGGCCGGACGCCTACCCCGGCTGTGCGTCGATGTGTCCCACCGACGAGGGACTGCCATACTGCGCGGCGTTCGACCGGGTCGTCCACCCCGGACGCGACTGCGGCGAGTCGTGTTCGGCCTTCGAGGCCGCGGATCCGCCCGCGGTGGACCGCGCGGCGCTGCGGGACGGGCGGACGCCGTGGGTCGCCGACCCGGAGGGCGTCGCCCGGCGACAGACGGGGCTCGACCGGTTCTCCTGA
- a CDS encoding MBL fold metallo-hydrolase gives MRVTLLGTGDTTGTPTVGCDCATCERARERGVERSRFSVHVENDRTGEALLIDFSPDFRHQFLTQDVPLPDAALVTHIHFDHLDGLGNAYRLFDDLPVHATDVVDPVTEESVADTIRRKYDYLDRVHVHGHDPHERIRVCGLDVRFVPVDHPPLLCYGVVVEDPETGAKCSLTGDTSFGMPAETRAALADPDLLLADAIVPASSCEHHPLGGKHHDESGVPRTFGSKHMTREGALDLAAELDADRTRLVHLAHFYPADEAFAEPLAVDGETYDL, from the coding sequence ATGCGGGTGACGCTACTCGGAACCGGCGACACGACGGGGACCCCGACGGTCGGCTGTGACTGTGCCACCTGCGAGCGGGCGCGGGAGCGCGGCGTCGAGCGCTCGCGGTTCTCGGTCCACGTCGAGAACGACCGGACCGGCGAGGCGCTGTTGATCGATTTCAGCCCCGACTTCCGCCACCAGTTTCTCACGCAGGACGTCCCGCTCCCGGACGCCGCCCTCGTGACGCACATCCACTTCGATCACCTCGACGGCCTCGGCAACGCCTACCGCCTGTTCGACGACCTGCCCGTCCACGCGACGGACGTCGTCGACCCGGTCACCGAGGAGAGCGTCGCCGACACCATCCGCCGGAAGTACGACTACCTCGACCGGGTGCACGTCCACGGCCACGACCCCCACGAGCGCATCCGTGTCTGTGGCCTCGACGTGCGTTTCGTCCCCGTCGACCACCCGCCGCTCCTGTGTTACGGCGTCGTGGTCGAGGACCCCGAGACGGGCGCGAAATGCTCGCTCACCGGCGACACGAGCTTCGGGATGCCCGCGGAGACCCGGGCGGCGCTCGCCGACCCCGACCTCCTCCTCGCCGACGCCATCGTCCCCGCGTCGTCGTGCGAACACCACCCGCTGGGCGGGAAACACCACGACGAGTCGGGCGTCCCCCGAACCTTCGGGTCGAAACACATGACCCGCGAGGGGGCGCTCGACCTGGCGGCCGAACTCGACGCCGACCGGACGCGACTCGTCCACCTCGCGCACTTCTACCCCGCCGACGAGGCGTTCGCGGAGCCGCTGGCCGTCGACGGGGAGACCTACGACCTGTGA
- a CDS encoding heavy metal translocating P-type ATPase, with the protein MSSCTLCDLPTPDPPVRDEDVDGTFCCRGCLEVSRTLSGMEDTSAADVDGAEGVRAALGDDDADADVDPDNTDSAFVAVDGMHCATCEAFLETRATDTAGVVDAEASYPSNLVRLVYDPDHLGEDDLPAILDGAGYRARPVDAEGEDDTTETIGRLIIGGFFAMMTMAWYVLFLYPTYLGLDVSLLDVEGLAGQYLLWNVWLMTSVVLGYTGYPILRGAYVSLRAGRPNMDLLVALAAGTAYVYSTTTLLLGGTEVYFDITTVVVVVVTLGGYYETRLKERAAGRLTELTESRVSEARRRTSGGEETVAVEDVTAGDELVVGTGERIPVDGTVVEGTAAVDESLVTGESVPVRRAVDDEVIGGGLVTEGGVVIEADEAATSTLDRLVSHLWRVRSSRSGVQRLADRIAAVFVPVVVLLALAAFVVHLALGAGPTAAFLTGLTVLVVSCPCALGLATPLAVAAGVREALDSGVVVTDGDVFERATEADIVAFDKTGTLTTGEMRLYDAVGDDDAIVRAAAVETFADHPMGRAVTDAVDVPDLAVDDFERHPGRGVSGVVQGDRVTVGRADLFEGCTIPDRYRERYDRAVDGGRVAAYVGGDDRVRGVLVAGDEPRPEWESVVSAVAEDVARVVVITGDGESAAARFREHPDVDDVFAGVPPEAKAEVIERLRTEGTTVMVGDGSNDAPALAAADLGISLESGTRLAADAADAVVTTDDLTTVPRVFALTAATKRRLRGNLAWAFLYNALAVPAAALGVLNPLVAAVAMAVSSLLVVGNSARGLGVDGEGNDGEGMANPDSDPDLVPSPAD; encoded by the coding sequence ATGAGCTCCTGTACGCTCTGTGATCTGCCGACGCCCGATCCGCCGGTACGCGACGAGGACGTGGACGGCACCTTCTGCTGCCGGGGCTGTCTGGAGGTGTCGCGGACGCTGTCGGGAATGGAGGATACGTCGGCCGCCGACGTGGACGGCGCCGAGGGCGTGCGAGCGGCGCTCGGGGATGACGACGCCGACGCGGATGTCGACCCCGACAACACCGACTCCGCCTTCGTCGCCGTCGACGGGATGCACTGTGCGACCTGCGAAGCGTTTCTGGAGACGCGGGCGACGGACACCGCCGGAGTCGTCGACGCCGAGGCGTCGTATCCGTCCAATCTGGTCCGCCTCGTCTACGACCCGGACCACCTCGGCGAGGACGATCTGCCCGCGATTCTGGACGGCGCCGGCTACCGCGCCCGCCCGGTCGACGCCGAGGGCGAGGACGACACCACCGAGACGATCGGGCGCCTCATCATCGGCGGCTTCTTCGCCATGATGACGATGGCGTGGTACGTCCTCTTTCTCTACCCCACCTATCTCGGCCTCGACGTGAGCCTGCTCGACGTGGAAGGGCTCGCGGGCCAGTATCTCCTCTGGAACGTCTGGTTGATGACGAGCGTCGTCCTCGGCTACACCGGCTACCCCATCCTCCGCGGGGCATACGTCAGCCTGCGGGCCGGCCGGCCGAACATGGACCTGTTGGTCGCGCTCGCGGCCGGCACCGCCTACGTCTACTCGACGACGACGCTCCTCCTCGGTGGCACCGAGGTGTACTTCGACATCACGACCGTGGTCGTCGTCGTCGTGACCCTCGGTGGGTACTACGAGACGCGCCTGAAGGAGCGCGCGGCGGGACGGCTGACCGAACTCACCGAGAGCCGGGTGTCCGAGGCTCGCCGGCGGACGAGCGGGGGCGAGGAGACGGTCGCCGTCGAGGACGTGACGGCGGGGGACGAACTCGTCGTCGGCACGGGGGAGCGCATCCCCGTCGACGGCACCGTGGTGGAGGGTACTGCCGCCGTCGACGAGTCGCTCGTCACCGGTGAGTCCGTGCCCGTCCGTCGGGCGGTCGACGACGAGGTGATCGGCGGGGGCCTCGTCACCGAGGGCGGCGTCGTGATCGAGGCCGACGAGGCGGCGACGAGCACGCTCGACCGCCTCGTCTCTCATCTCTGGCGCGTCCGGAGTTCGCGCTCGGGCGTCCAGCGCCTCGCCGACCGCATCGCGGCGGTGTTCGTCCCTGTCGTCGTCCTGCTGGCGCTCGCGGCGTTCGTCGTCCACCTCGCCCTCGGCGCGGGGCCGACCGCCGCCTTCCTGACCGGGCTGACCGTCCTCGTCGTCTCCTGTCCCTGTGCGCTGGGACTGGCGACGCCGCTCGCCGTCGCCGCGGGCGTCCGAGAGGCGCTCGATTCGGGGGTCGTCGTCACCGACGGCGACGTGTTCGAGCGCGCGACCGAAGCGGACATCGTCGCCTTCGACAAGACGGGGACGCTGACGACGGGCGAGATGCGACTGTACGATGCGGTCGGTGACGACGACGCCATCGTCCGCGCCGCCGCCGTCGAGACGTTCGCCGACCACCCGATGGGGCGGGCGGTGACCGACGCAGTCGACGTTCCCGACCTCGCCGTCGACGACTTCGAGCGTCATCCGGGACGGGGGGTCAGTGGCGTCGTGCAGGGCGACCGCGTGACCGTCGGCCGCGCCGACCTGTTCGAGGGCTGTACGATCCCGGACCGCTACCGCGAGCGCTACGACCGCGCCGTCGACGGCGGGCGCGTCGCCGCCTACGTCGGGGGGGACGACCGCGTCCGGGGCGTCCTCGTCGCCGGCGACGAACCCCGACCCGAGTGGGAGTCGGTCGTCTCGGCCGTCGCGGAGGACGTGGCGCGCGTGGTCGTCATTACCGGCGACGGCGAGTCGGCGGCCGCCCGCTTCCGCGAGCATCCCGACGTAGACGACGTGTTCGCGGGCGTGCCCCCCGAAGCGAAGGCCGAGGTGATCGAGCGCCTCCGGACGGAGGGGACGACGGTGATGGTCGGCGACGGGAGCAACGACGCGCCGGCGCTCGCGGCCGCGGACTTGGGTATCTCGCTCGAGAGCGGCACCCGTCTCGCCGCGGACGCCGCCGACGCCGTCGTCACGACGGACGATCTGACGACCGTGCCACGGGTGTTCGCCCTGACCGCAGCGACGAAGCGCCGCCTCCGGGGAAACCTCGCGTGGGCGTTCCTCTACAACGCCCTCGCCGTTCCGGCGGCCGCGTTGGGCGTCCTCAACCCCCTGGTCGCCGCCGTCGCGATGGCGGTGAGTAGCCTGTTGGTGGTGGGGAACTCGGCGCGAGGACTGGGAGTGGACGGGGAGGGAAACGACGGTGAGGGGATGGCGAATCCAGACTCGGATCCCGACCTCGTGCCGTCGCCGGCAGACTGA
- a CDS encoding sulfite exporter TauE/SafE family protein — protein MLPLAHLASVGIAASGTSAGTEVSAVASDPGLLVFLAIGVLGGAHCLGMCGPLVTLYANRMGAEADRVRPIDVRQHLLFNAGRTASYTLIGALMGALGAVFFDAAAIATIATDVRAATGILVGGFIIFTGAGYVVRGSVGHGGSLPVVGDAFTRIYGAVTARVDQWVGGPRIAALGALHGFLPCPLLYPAFLYAFAVGSPTRGALSLAVLGLGTVPTLLAYGTVFQSLDTRTRVGLHRVLGVAFVALGYLPLAHGLMLVGIHIPHPMIPVYQPLG, from the coding sequence ATGCTCCCCTTGGCCCACCTCGCCAGCGTCGGCATCGCCGCCAGCGGAACGAGTGCCGGCACTGAGGTCTCCGCCGTGGCGAGCGACCCGGGACTCCTCGTCTTCCTCGCCATCGGAGTCCTCGGCGGCGCCCACTGCCTCGGGATGTGTGGGCCGCTGGTGACGCTGTACGCCAACCGTATGGGCGCCGAGGCCGACCGCGTGCGACCCATCGACGTCCGCCAGCATCTCCTCTTCAACGCCGGTCGAACGGCTAGCTACACCCTGATCGGGGCCCTGATGGGCGCCCTCGGCGCCGTCTTCTTCGACGCCGCCGCCATCGCCACCATCGCGACGGACGTGCGTGCCGCCACCGGGATTCTGGTCGGTGGGTTCATCATCTTCACCGGGGCTGGCTACGTCGTCCGTGGATCGGTCGGCCACGGTGGCTCGCTGCCCGTCGTCGGTGACGCCTTCACGCGGATTTACGGCGCCGTCACGGCCCGCGTCGACCAGTGGGTCGGCGGCCCGCGGATCGCCGCCCTCGGTGCGCTCCACGGCTTCCTTCCCTGTCCGCTGCTCTATCCCGCCTTCCTCTACGCCTTCGCCGTCGGGTCACCGACTCGCGGGGCGCTGTCCCTCGCCGTCCTCGGTCTCGGCACCGTGCCGACGCTGCTCGCGTACGGTACCGTCTTCCAGTCGCTCGATACGAGAACGCGAGTGGGACTCCATCGGGTCCTCGGCGTCGCCTTCGTCGCCCTCGGCTACCTGCCGCTGGCCCACGGCCTGATGCTCGTCGGTATCCACATCCCCCACCCGATGATTCCCGTCTACCAACCGCTCGGATGA
- a CDS encoding cytochrome-ba3 oxidase subunit, with product MVSIRTVPLVGLLALLPVAVYTLSIESIAAVSLVNVVLIAASVYVMFFPSESASKAAISASR from the coding sequence ATGGTTTCCATCCGTACCGTTCCGTTGGTCGGGCTGCTTGCGTTGCTCCCGGTCGCAGTGTACACGCTGTCGATCGAGTCCATCGCGGCGGTGTCGCTCGTCAACGTCGTCCTCATCGCCGCGAGCGTGTACGTGATGTTCTTCCCGAGCGAATCGGCATCCAAGGCCGCTATATCGGCGTCTAGGTAG
- a CDS encoding halocyanin domain-containing protein: MTDSTDRSVLTRRTALRTAAGAVAAGLGARTVTAQDGVDYGGWFGSGTGGETGNFDGTVDRTGQDSVTIEVGSEGNGGPYAFGPAAVRIDPGTAVTFEWVSDTHNILIEEQPSDADWGGVEAIENSGYTHEHTFETEGVYKYYCQPHLALGMKGAVVVGGSGGGGGDGGGGGGGGDGGGGESGTGGGGGGGGGGGTSPTLSLAFRLVGAGVAAALAVVLGITGWVFLNYDEFTTTADTGTEPSQAERTSTESTFEAGVVRELDHDEYDPYGTATLIVVYLGIISLLWVFMYFVEFLGGGPTVIG; the protein is encoded by the coding sequence ATGACCGACTCGACGGATCGCTCCGTGCTGACGCGACGGACGGCGCTTCGGACCGCCGCCGGGGCGGTGGCGGCCGGCCTCGGCGCCCGTACCGTCACCGCACAGGACGGCGTCGACTACGGCGGCTGGTTCGGCTCCGGGACCGGCGGCGAGACGGGGAACTTCGACGGCACCGTCGACCGCACCGGGCAGGATTCGGTGACGATCGAGGTCGGCTCCGAGGGCAACGGCGGGCCCTACGCCTTCGGCCCCGCCGCCGTCCGGATCGATCCCGGGACTGCGGTGACCTTCGAGTGGGTGTCCGACACCCACAACATCCTGATCGAGGAACAGCCGTCCGATGCCGACTGGGGCGGCGTCGAAGCCATCGAGAACAGCGGCTACACCCACGAACACACCTTCGAGACCGAGGGCGTCTACAAGTACTACTGTCAGCCACACCTCGCGCTCGGGATGAAAGGTGCCGTCGTCGTCGGCGGTAGTGGCGGCGGTGGCGGTGACGGCGGCGGTGGCGGCGGTGGCGGCGACGGCGGCGGTGGCGAGTCGGGTACCGGCGGCGGCGGTGGCGGCGGTGGCGGTGGCGGCACCTCGCCCACGCTCTCCCTGGCCTTCCGCCTCGTCGGTGCCGGTGTGGCGGCGGCGCTCGCCGTCGTCCTCGGCATCACCGGCTGGGTGTTCCTCAACTACGACGAGTTCACGACGACCGCCGATACGGGGACGGAACCCTCGCAGGCCGAGCGGACGTCCACGGAGTCGACCTTCGAGGCGGGGGTCGTCCGCGAACTCGACCACGACGAGTACGACCCCTACGGGACGGCGACACTGATCGTCGTCTACCTCGGGATCATCAGCCTGCTGTGGGTGTTCATGTACTTCGTCGAGTTCCTCGGCGGCGGACCGACGGTGATCGGCTAA
- a CDS encoding cytochrome c oxidase subunit II, translating into MEIHRYEKLWTVAALLLIVGLIATVTYGAVGPGVTMVSDSGGTVDADSLGDTEFGDPGVTQVGENEYEVHVVARQFLFQPGTAEPIRVPANSEVTFYITAADVVHGFEVAGTNVNVMAIPGQVAEVTVRFDDPAEYGIVCHEYCGSGHHTMAGQLVVVPEDEYDTEGS; encoded by the coding sequence ATGGAAATTCATCGATACGAGAAACTCTGGACCGTGGCCGCGCTCCTGTTGATCGTCGGGCTCATCGCGACGGTGACCTACGGAGCGGTCGGCCCTGGTGTAACGATGGTCAGCGACTCCGGTGGAACGGTCGACGCCGACTCGCTCGGCGACACCGAGTTCGGCGACCCCGGCGTGACGCAGGTCGGCGAGAACGAGTACGAGGTTCACGTCGTGGCCCGACAGTTCCTCTTCCAGCCCGGAACCGCCGAGCCGATCCGGGTGCCGGCCAACTCGGAGGTGACGTTCTACATCACCGCCGCCGACGTGGTTCACGGCTTCGAAGTCGCGGGCACCAACGTCAACGTCATGGCGATTCCGGGGCAGGTCGCCGAGGTGACCGTCCGGTTCGACGACCCCGCGGAGTACGGGATCGTCTGTCACGAGTACTGTGGCTCCGGCCACCATACGATGGCGGGGCAACTCGTCGTCGTGCCCGAAGACGAGTACGACACGGAGGGTAGCTAA